A region of the Pygocentrus nattereri isolate fPygNat1 chromosome 27, fPygNat1.pri, whole genome shotgun sequence genome:
ttctctgcctaTCTCTCAAGCACGGCCACTGTGGCCACTGTTAATACAGCTGTTGTTGTGCTCCTTCCCTTCTTCTCTTAATTCTTCCCTTCAGCTcccatacacccccccccccccatctttttctttctttctttcactttttttccctctctctctctctctctcgtcctacCTCCTCCATCACCCCGCCCTCTTCTCAGGCCGTTGTGCTGACGTCACGAACAGCCGGTATAAATCGGCCAGTAAGATTGCACGAGCTCGGCTCCCCTTCTCTCATATTCTGTCTCCCATTATCCGCTCGTTCATTCTCCCTCTTGCCGTTCGTTCTCGCTCTGCGTTCCCCCTTCGCGCGACAGAAACCATGGTTGAGGCTTTCGTTGGCACATGGAACCTGAAGGAGAGCAAGAATTTCGACGACTACATGAAGGCTCTCGGTGAGTATGAGTGTGAGCGCTAGCAGGTGCTTGAGCGCGCGTGCTGTCGCTATTGCGTGTCTAAAACGCGGAGGTGAGGTCCGGTACGGTGCTGAGAGCATTAAAAAGGCGAACGCACAGTTATTTTTTGCTGAAAACTGGACGCAGTGTGCGTCTGCAGGTGCAAGCGCGTGTGGTGCAGGGAGGATCCCTCAGCCATGCTTACAGTTGCTGGCTCGATTACATGTATCGCGCTGCTGTACCACGTGTGTGCAGAGACGGGCCGTTTCCAAACAGCTTGTAGAGTAATCAGCGCCACACTGACTGATCTAACCCGTTCCCATTGACACGCATCTCCATCTCCTGTAGGTTTCAGCTTTCATATTTGAAGTGTACCGTGAGAGTTCGGTTATGCTGTGCGGCAAGTGTTTCAAGTTGGCCTGCGTTGACTTGACTCTTATTCTGGAGAAAGGTAACATTTAGGCCCGACACGTCCAAGCTCGCAGCACTGCCCCGCCTCTGCTCACACGGTCGCAAGCACACAATAGACGTTTGTTGAGATGATCTAGTGTATAAGGGGTGGGGGTGGCCGATGAGGGGGAAGGGGTTCTAAGAGAGAGTGGCAATGACCGGGGACTGGGTGAAGGGTGTTTGGGGTGGGTCTGGGGCGGGTCTGGGGCGTGGCCGGCGTTTAGGGGGTTCTTTTTAAACTTGCTAAACTAAATTCGAAATTCAGATTTGTGTCAGAGGTCAATGTCACCCTCCGTCCACACTGACCCACTGTATTTACAGAACAAATCAATATTAGCAGACTACGCTCTCCGCCTGTGCAAGCCTGGAATTGTTGATTTGACCGTTCTGACCGTTCCAGAGTTTGGTCATCTGCTGGGACACATTCACCCATGATTAACACGTGAATGTTAGCGGGGGGTGGTGTAAGTCAATGCGAGGCAGAGCGACTGTATTGGCCAGTTTAGCCTTAGGCTCTGTCTGTGAGAAGTATTTCCTGCGAGAGTTGAACATGTGATCCTTTAAGTATACAGAAGTGTTTATATTTTGTGCCTTAACTGTGGAGGGGGGAATTGTTCAACTACGTTTGTTATTAGCTAAACACTGATGCATACTCTACTGGAGTGCAGAAAGTCCTCTATGGACAAGGCCTTGTAACTGTTAACAGCATTATTTTGTGATCTTTGTATtgcagtgaatgtgtgtgtgtgaccaggTTTCtttgtacattgtgtgtatTAGGTGTGGGCTTTGCAACACGGCAGGTTGGCAGCATGACCAAACCCACCACAATAATTTCCTTGGAAGGGGATGTCATCACACTAAAGACAGTCAGCACTTTCAAGACCACAGAGATCAAATTCAAACTGGAAGAAGAGTTTGACGAGACAACTGCAGATGACCGTAAAGTGAAGGTACATGCAAGAACTGCAATGTGATGCATTTTTATTACATCACCGTAATGCGTGCAAGTGCTaaatccatatatatataagtacacacacactatacatttatatataatgtgtttatatatatatatatatatatatatatatatatatatatatatatatatatatatatatatatatatatatatatatataattattatttatttatttattttttgaccgACCCTCCTTGTGTTTCAGTCTTTGGTGACCATTGATGGAGGCAAGTTGGTGCATGTTCAGAAATGGGATGGCAAAGAGACGACACTGGTCCGAGAAGTCAACGGCAACAATCTCACACTGGTGAGTACTACCAGCATGCATGTTTGGTAGGGATTCTGACTACAgtctgtttttgtctgtgtcAGCAGTTGATGAACCTTGCTGATGGGATGCTGCCTGTATTAATAGCTGACTCTAGGAGATAACATGTGTGCACAGGCACGTTTGTTTGCTGATTCgtcttgcttttttgtttttctttgacagACACTAACTCTTGGTGAAGTCGTCTGTACGCGATCCTATGTGAAAGGAGAGTGAAGTGAAACCCATCCTGCAACCCTGTCCTTGGTCCTGCGCATGCCTTCTTTTTGGTCAAGTACATTTTCAACGGTTAATAGTCCTTGCCCCCTTTTCTTTGTTCCGTACCCAAAAAGGGAATAAAACTACCTTTTACACccaaaaacaatgttttcatgGATTACTTGATCTTTTCTGATATGGTGTACAATTTGTATCCAGTTTAAGGTTCCTTACCTTAAACCACTGTGCCAGAGCTGCTGCATCACTGCCAGAGCTGCCACAAGTCCATCACAGACTATTTATACCAGTCAGTATTTCCATCACCAGCTCCAAGAAAAGGgagctgtgtgagtgtgctATGTCACTGCATGTTTGTTTGGAACCATTCTGTACATCTTCTAATTTAAGCAAGTTCCTGTCACGTGTGTTCTACTTTGAGCTGATGTGTCTTGTTACCAGGTGAAGGGAGGTCATGTAGGACTGTGCTGCTTGAACTTTCACCGCTAAACCCAAACCTTTCTGAAGCCAacaaactttgtttatttttttcataaaaacaaATCTCAAAACTGATAAGTACATCCCTGCATTGTTTTCTAAGACACATTGTCCTTGCTCatgcacaaaataaaaacaacttttttttttgaaaaagccAAAACCATGACATTACATAGATTGCATtcatttatgtttgtgtttatgcttcttgtgctttttcttcttttccgaATGTGTACGGGAGTGTCTCGCTCTTTTAGTGTTATCACCACTGTCAGAGGAAGAATTCTCTCTTTTTcgctcttttttcttcttctctttcttcgcTTTCTTTTCCtatgtgtagagagagagatattatgAAACCACACAATTAAATTGAACTGAACAGGCTAAGCACTTAGAATGATATAGTTGCCATGGACTAATAGAAAGATAACAAGGCATAGAAGGAAAGCTTGATAAATGAGAGTAGGGTTATGCAACTGGACGCCTGCTGGGTTTCTTCTTATGCTATAAATCTAATAATTTTCTAAGGGGTGTGATAACCTTCTTTCGTTTCTGAGGCTCTGATTGGGTGCTCTGGCTGGCTGgttcttccttctcctcctcttctggCACCAAACTGTATTGCAGCCCAGGCTGTGAGAAACAGTCCTTTGCAAAGTGACCTGAGAGCAAACACATGCATGGACACTTGGACCTTTGACATACTTTGATAGTCCCACACAGCTGTTGCGACAATTGCTAAGCCTCAAGCCAAAACAGGACCAATGAGGACCAATTCATCTACTTTGAGTGACGTAGTCCTTTTGAGGTGTTCTCAAGATTTTAAGAACTAAGATTTTAAAGTGGAAtctagatttaaaaaaatgaaatactttgAATCCCAACACAAAGTATATATTTGAGAGCAAGTCAGAACTGTATTAAAATATGAATGGCTTTAAAGGATTTATGTTGATTTGGTAATGATAATGCAATAAATTCAATGGCATGTGGAAGTTCTATCATTCATGTGTATGGTGAATTTAAATTACTTCAGTGCTTCTGATTTGAAGTCATTCTTAAGGGGTTTGTGGTTTACCCTGTATGAGTGTAAAAGTGTAAACTAAGGTTTGCTGCAAGGCTTGTGGTTTGGCTTTGATGAAAGTAGCAAACATAATGAGTACCTTTGGTTATCATGGAGTGGTTAGATAACAGCTGCGatatgtatttaaattttttatattCTTACCTGTGCACCCACACTTCTTACAGGTGGTGTTCAGCACAGCCTCAAGTGTAATTCTCTGACCTGTATTATCTTGGAAGCGCCTTCGCCTGCGTGCgtcctgtctgtgtgtgcacaaTCATACATACAgggctgtgaaaaagtatttgccccttaCATTACTTCTATTTTTGCTGTCAGATTTAGATCTTTCAGGTCATCCAACCGattttaatataagataaagacaacatgagtaaacacaaaatactcTTTAATGACCATTCtatttattgaagataaagatttattccaAATCtattgtgaaaaatgtgaaaaggtAATTGCCACCCTtgacagtaacaacaacaatcagATGTTTGCACTTTCTTGCACTTTAACATTGTTGTGGAggagctttaggtcacaaactaATGGGTGGGCATTCTAcctcaggattttctgatagagagcagaatttaTGGTTCAATCCAATTATGACAagtcatccaggtcctgcagaagcaaagcagccccagaccatcacactaccaccaccacgcTTGACCGCTGGAATGATGCTGTtatggtggaatgcagtggtagCTTTCCAACAGATGTAACAGGACTCATGGCTCCCAAAAATGtccacctttgactcatcaCAGAATATTATTCCAAAAGTTTTGGGGGTTgtctagatgttttttggcaaatgcgagatgagcctttgtgtttttttttggccagcAGAGGTTTGCACCTTGCAACTTTTCCATTAATGCTGTTTTTACCCAGTGTGTTTCTTATTGtgacaggttctatttaagtgatgtttagattcaacaggtctggcagtaatcatgcctgggtgtggtTAGTGAAACTGAACCCAATAGTCTTTGGATCTGGTTAACTGCTTGATTTAGTAGCAAAGGGGGTTATTACTTTCTCACTTAGGGTCAGGTATGGCCGAagagcatttttccttcaataaacaaaatcatcatttaaaaacagtatttttttttctctggttatctttgtctaatattaaaagtagtttaaTGACCTAAAGGAAATATGTAGTATGGATGGATCAGTACTCGAAAACACAAAtgagaaacacattttaacaaaaaaatacacctgtgtgtgtgtgtgtgtgtgtgtgaatgggaCACACAGACTACTTACTCTGCCATCACATTGTTGGGATCCAAATCCCGCCCTGTTCCTTGATTCACAGCTTTCATGGAGAAAGAAAGTTTGACTTTATCATCATGAATCtggcacaaaacaaacagaaaaaacactgtttaaaatctgcacatattatattatcagtaaatgaatgaatgtgcaGCAACTTAAAATACAGATGCAAATCTATTTCTTTATGAATAttagttgtattttattttctgggTTTGCACTCAGGTGTGTACCTCTCTGCCAATGACTTTAATCCAAACTTGCTCACCAACATCAACAATTTCAGCAGGATTATCTACTCGAGAGGCAGACATCTCACTTTTATGAACCAACCCTGAAAGAAGCCAAGAAGAAGTTTACTGTACAAAATTCCATATTTACAAAGAAGTAATGTAATGACATAATGGTcgttaaaaaaaagacaaaataaagcaCTGCGCACTACACAAGGACTAAACATAATGCAATGGACaaaacactgcaatacaatacactcaATTACAGCGTAATAAATACACAGTTAAACTAGAGTTCAAATGCCAACAATAAAGTCACACACTAGAAGTGCATGTGAGCAGTGCATAATTATGTAGGTGTATACACCTAAGATTTAGTGTGCAAATTACTAGTAGACCAGTGGTTCCCAATCTGGCCATCAGGACACCCCAGACAGTCGATATTTTTGCTCCAACATATGACAGAAAATATGGACCATCTCAGGGACCCTAAGGACCAGATTGGGAACCACAGTCGTATAACACCATTTCCAAAGAAATTGAGaggctgtgcaaaatgtaaataaaaagagaacGCAATGATGTGCAACTCGTTCAAATCCTATAAATGTAAATCAGAAattgtacaaagacaacatatcaaatgttgaaacacagaaatgttttttttttttttttataaaatataatatatgcctattttgaatgaGATGCCAGCAAACTGTTTCAAAAAATTTGGGAAGCGGGGGAAAAAGACTGGTAAAAATGGTGGTAATTTGGCAACAGGTTAGTAACATGATTTGATATAATAAGAGCAGTTTTTCAGAAGGTgaggaggagttcaccactcttTGAAAGACTAtgcaggcaaatagtgcaataaataaaaaaagtttctcAGCATAAAACAGCATAGAAcctagggatttcatcatctatggtactaccatgcaaagaagaagccatatacactgctcaaaaaaaataaagggaacactcaaataacacatcctagatctgaatgaatgaaatattctcattgaatactttgttctgtacaaagttgaatatgctgacaacaaaatcacaaaaaaatcatcaatggaaatcaaatttattaaccaatggaggcctggatttggagtcacacacaaaattaaagtggaaaaacacacgacaggctgatccaactttgatgtaatgtccttaaaacaagtcaaaatgaggctcagtattgtgtgtggcctccacgtgcctgtatgacctccctacaacgcctgggcatgctcctgatgagatggcagatggtctcctgagggatctcctcccagacctggactaaagcatctgccaactcctggacagtctgtggtgcaacgtggcgttggtggatggagcgagacatgatgtcccagatgtgctcaatcggattcaggtctggggaacgggcgggccagtccatagcttcaatgccttcattttgcaggaactgctgacacactccagccacatgaggtctagcattgtcctgcattaggaggaacccagggccaaccacaccagcatatggtctcacaatgggtctgaggatctcatcttgggacctaatggcagtcaggctacctctggcgagcacatggagggctgtgcagccctccaaagaaatgcgaccccacaccattactgacccactgccaaactggtcatgctgaaggatgttgcaggcaggaTGTTGTGGCTCTCACgtcgtctccagactctgtcacgtctgtcacatgtgctcagtgtgaacctgcatTCATCTGTGAAGAGACAGGGCGCCAGTTGCGAATtcgccaatcctggtgttctctggcaaatgccaagcgtcctgcacagtgttgggctgtgagcacaacccccatctgtggacgtcgggccctcataccatcctcatggagtcggtttctaaccgtttgtgcagacacatgcacatttgtggcctgctggatgTCATTTTGCAAGGCTCTgtcagtgctcctcctgttcctccttgcacaaaggcggtcctgctgctgggttgttgccctcctacggcctcctccacgtctcctggtgtactggcctgtctcctggtagcacctccagcctctggacactacgctgacagacacagcaaaccttcttgccacatctcacattgatgtgccatcctggatgagctgcactacctgagccacttgtgtgggttgtagagtccgtctcatgctaccacgagtgtgaaagcaccaccaatattcaaaagtgaccaaaacatcagccagaaagcagaaaggtactgagaagtggtctgtggtccccacctgcagaaccactcctttattgagtgtgtcttgctaattgccaataatttccacctgttgtctattccatttgcacaacagcagtgaaattgattgtcaatcagtgttgcttcctaagtggacagtttgatttcacagaattttgatttacttggagttatattgtgttgtttaagtgttccctttattttttttgagcagtgtataaacaGGATTCAGAAACATCatcaccttctctgggcccaagctaaTTTAAGACAGACTAAGGCAAAGTGGGAAAGTGTCCaatggtccaacaaatcaaaattttgttctttttgaaaatcatggacactACATCCTCCAAGATAAAGACTAGCCAACTTGTTTAAAAGCCAGCCATCCATGATAGtatgggggtgcattagtgcacatggtatgggtgacTTACACATCGgcgaaggcatcattaatgctgaatgatatatataggttttggcaacatatgctgccatccagatgacttTTTTTCAGGGCAGACCTTGATTATTATTTCAGGAAGACAATCCCAACCACATTCTAAACTGCTGGTTGCTAAACTGGCCTGACTCAAATCAAATGGTGGGGAGCTTTATACCTCTCTAGCAAACACTTTATATTGGGGATGGTGACTTGTGTAGCAGCTCCAAGTATCTtattctattggcagtgcttttctaaaTAGATTATTCAAACTGTGTGCTCAATTGAAGGTCTGTGTCATCAAGGGACATCTCTTCAAGAACCTGGATTCACACACTtgcagggtgtctggatacttctgGACATAGTCTTTCTGTCCAAGGGCTGGGTGGGGCCACCCACTATACTGAAGCAATACACATTAAAGCTGAAGAAGACTCAGAACTGGCCAAATTAGTCACTGGCCCAGTCCTAAATTGCACACGTGCTGGCCTGTAGTCCACAATTGTGAGTGCATAATGCTTTAGTGTGGCTTCACAGCTTCTGTTTTGCAGCATTGGTGCATTTTGGAGCACTGCAATGATGCAGCCTCAGCAGTGGCCCATTACCCAAAATTCCTTGAGATACAAGTGAGAACCAATCAATCAGGCCAACATGGCAGACATGAAGATATTCAGATGTGAGAAAAActgcatttgtttattgattaaACTTGCCATTGAACTGCATTATGCTTATAATCTAAATTAGTTTTAATACACTAGAGCCTGCATGACACACAAGTCAGTCTCAAGAATGCTTGAGGTATCTTGTCCTATAGATCTACAGATTGCTCACATCACCAAAGTGTGGAATTTGGACCACCAAGGCACCATTTGGGACCAGGCTAATGACAGAGTAAGCTCACCTTGCTTCCTGTATCCTGGAATCTTGACAAAGGCTCCATATTCTGTTACAGAAGCCACCtgcaaaagggagaaagagtaaaagagaaatagacatagagagagagagagagagagagagagagagagagagagagagagtaagaacaaaaagagaagcggaaaagagaaataaaacaacagtgctGTGGAACAGCATCTCTCTGTTCACTTGATGATGGGCCTGACCTCCCCTCGTAGGATGCTGTACAGCTCTGGAAGTCCATCCAGCCCGGCTGGCTCTCTATGGTCATCAGCCATTGTCTGTCTAACACATATAAAGCCAAAGTTTGAGTCAactttactgtaattttttttctgaccaCTGAATAATATAGTACACAGTGTTACATTACATTCaattacacaaaaaaatctacatGTAATAATTATACAAGCACTGCACACAGGACGGTAGAGacaggacactgtacaataagATTGTGGAAAAAACACAGACCAGCTGTCAGTCTGCAGCAGCAATGACTACTGAGCATGTATTAGCAGTGCTTTGATTATTAGTATTAATTCCCAAGTGCCATATGCAGAGCACAAAATGCTCGTGCACATAAAGTGAGTAAAGGAGCCTATGTTTCGCACCTACCAGATACCTGCAGCAGGCATCGTGCTCCAAATTAAAGTGAGGAACAGGGCTgaaacagcagtgcagtgtgaatgagtgcTCATCGGGCAGACATTGGCACTATCGTTGTTCTTCACCGAACCCCTCTCTTACGTTAAACGTGCTACAACAGTCCGTTCATTAAAAACACTTTCTCAGCCAAAGGAAAACGTATTTAAGATTATTCAGCAAAACTTACTGCTCCTTTAAGTCTTTAAGGAACGGGTGGCCGGGTGGAGGCTCCTCCAGGTGTGCTGGAGCTCAGCTGCGCACGCCAAGCAGGTAAGGTTTCACTTCAGAGAGACGGTTAGCTTGCACTGTCACGTCTTCGGGAATTTTCGCTAGAAAACGCTGCATATTCCCTCAGACAGCCTTTCAGACGTAGCTCGACACTAAAATGAAACCTCCGGAGCCGAGCACCGCGAGAATGCGCCGCGGCCGCACTCTGCACACTGCTTCCTGCTCCAGCGACCAATCAGAAACGACCAGCACAAACGGACCAATCAAAAGCCTCGATTTTACCGGAAGTGCTTCCACTTCACCTCCAGCGTGCTGCTAATGGTGGACAGTGGGCAGATTCATTCATCCGCATTCGCATCGAGACAGAAATAGCCGCGAACGCTGGTTTATTCCGTTCTCTCTTCATACCGAAGACCATCTTCAAAACATGATCGAGCCGAAGAAGCGGGGCGCGGACATGGCGCTGGTTCCCGCCGCCGTGAAGAGACCCAGGAACGAGCTGGTGGCCGCGGCGCAGAGTCAGCAGATAGCGACCATGGTAAAGACAACGAAACATGAAGCTTATCGCAGCCTCGCTTTCGCCGGGTACTTGCTCAcattttcccattctaccttaagtgctgcacaatttaaggtggcacgggaaaattcgagcaagaagcCGGCAAACAGGAAGTCAGATTCACCTCGTACTGAAGATAAACATTTAACGTTAGAGTAAACAGCTCTATATGCCAGCTGCTATGGTAACCAACGGCGTTTATACCCAGTGCTGAAGCTGTACATAGCTTAACTGAGTTTATAGATAAATAGGCTGATTAAAAAACAGAGAATGTTTTCTTCCTTTCGAAATTAATTGAAATCTGTAACGCGGAACCTAAGGTAAAAATTTCGACAACAAATATCCTGGTTCGCGGGTACTAAAGTAAaacctgtgtgtctgtgtgtgtgtgtgtgtgtgtatatatatatatatatatatatatatatatatatatatatatatatatatatatatatattcattttttagcatAAACACATTCGGTTTCACAAAAGATGTTTAGATTATTGGTTAATGAAAAcgcttatttttatattttcctcTGAGGTTCGATTCTCgtatatataaaaacatctgCATGGGAAGTGCTGATACTCCAGTACTGAACCACCCATCCCTAATATAAACATACAAAGAAAGATAACTCTACTGACACTGTCGCGTACTGGCTTAAATAGTAGAGCAATGTTCAGCAGTTAAACAAAAGTGCTTGGCAAGCTTTAAAGTTTCAGTCAGAATctctttcatttattgattCATTCATAGTTTGCCTTTCAGTTGTTTCTGTATATGTCACAAATCAATGTTCAAGGCATGCTCTTACTTTTAAATatctcattttaaaaagcatctTAGTGAGTGACTAATAAGGGTTTTATCTGCTTTCTGATGTCTAAAATACACTATGCTTGATTCAATTTGTCTTTGGTTTGTCAGGGGCCTCCTCGCAGCTCCAGTTTGCAGGCTCCTATAATGTTGCTCTCTGGGCATGAGGGAGAAGTCTACTGCTGCAAGTTTCATCCCAGTGGAGCCACTCTAGCTTCTGCAGGATATGACCGCCTCATCTGTAAGATCATGCTATTGTGTATACAGGGCGGAAGTGCTCTGTGTTGCTTTATTGTTGTGTTACTTTACTGTTTTATGTCCTATGATGATTGGCTGATTCAATTTGCTGAGATTTGCTTTTTGCCACACAAAGACCTATAAACATGTAAAATTTTGCCAAAATGGATCTGTGGGCTCTCGTTCTGCCGTGGGCTTGGCTCAGACAGTTGAGCAATCAAAGACCCAgtagtgctgtttttttgtgagGTAGTAGAGGATGATTGTGCTCTTCTATATGCACATTCCACATAGATAAGCATTGGTCTATTGGGCATGCTCACTAGTTGTTGCTTCACATTTGTCAGGTATTTGATGAAGAGTTGAGTAATATTTGaagtgttgtttgtgtgttgtaCAGTGTTGTGGAGTGTGTATGGAGACTGTGAGAACTTTGCCACATTGAAAGGTCACAGTGGAGCTGTGATGGAGCTTCACTACAATACAGATGGCAGGTATGCAAGTGTGTAGAAGTATAATAAAGTGATGACCTTAGATCAGATTCGTACTTTCTTGATTGTGTTAATCATCTCAAAAATCAGAGTCTGATATGTTTAAATTTCAGGTTGCCTTTTTGAATACCTTTTcagatgtgtatgtgtctgtttttcAGCCTGCTTTTCTCAGCCAGTACGGATaagactgtatgtgtgtgggacAGTGAGACAGGAGAGCGTGTGAAGCGTCTGAAAGGTCACACATCCTTTGTGAATTCCTGCTTTCCTGCTCGTCGTGGTCCACAGCTTGCCTGCACTGGCAGTGACGACGGAACAGTGAAGGTAACAAGCAACATGTGTCTCAGTATCATGTGATGCTTAACCCAGACATCAGAATGAGT
Encoded here:
- the fabp3 gene encoding fatty acid-binding protein, heart translates to MVEAFVGTWNLKESKNFDDYMKALGVGFATRQVGSMTKPTTIISLEGDVITLKTVSTFKTTEIKFKLEEEFDETTADDRKVKSLVTIDGGKLVHVQKWDGKETTLVREVNGNNLTLTLTLGEVVCTRSYVKGE
- the zcchc17 gene encoding nucleolar protein of 40 kDa gives rise to the protein MADDHREPAGLDGLPELYSILRGEVASVTEYGAFVKIPGYRKQGLVHKSEMSASRVDNPAEIVDVGEQVWIKVIGREIHDDKVKLSFSMKAVNQGTGRDLDPNNVMAEQDARRRRRFQDNTGQRITLEAVLNTTCKKCGCTGHFAKDCFSQPGLQYSLVPEEEEKEEPASQSTQSEPQKRKKEKKAKKEKKKKERKRENSSSDSGDNTKRARHSRTHSEKKKKHKKHKHKHK